A region from the Salicibibacter cibarius genome encodes:
- a CDS encoding gamma-glutamyltransferase, with the protein MKRTKFVTSSICAILIASLFAPAIHAEEDADADSHMTGHGGAVASEDVHASEAGMAILEQGGNAVDAAIAVAAAQGITRPYSGGIGGGGMMLIHLVDEEEPIAIDSRSITPASFNDETYIHPDTGEIFPSAMRTSSGTSFSVPGTVKNWEVALEEYGTMTFAEVLQPAIDVAEEGFVADENFVRETTENQERFDLFTSTRDIYLNGDGSAPEPGDLIQNPDMAHTYQLLAEEGSEVFYEGEIAEAMVDTINDPPVVDDPDFEAVSSEWLTDYGVLEGDVTMEDFANYETVTDEPIHTDYRGYDIYGMPPSSSGGITIGQTFNMLEHYDIENMSSTEAWHHFMEATRYAVADRRAYIGDPAHSEIPIDELLSDWYTEERLANIDSERASIGQVPPGNPWGESNEHLTYDFGEEDGAEWNPQKFHRIDNGPESHPFDASFTIEDETGRIDLAERMDGRGSAYGRAAANMNPVEDNEVNVRVRADEEGYDQRLRLWLNGDVWQSGSSVPSNGYGLEINTETGELFLQRVIDGDLATLERIDYPVETEWHDLRFRVENNELKVSAWEADDEEPEEWLAVHELAEEDQLDEPLGRLMMSVVNFDYEQTQTFFLNHIETESVNEDSETLAEPSQTSMLANDATPPPETTSLEEEAQGVQADEEKRIKDEEDIVDESTIHLAASDDEGNVVSYTTTIVSIGGNGMVVPGYGFLLNNAVYGRTPIESPMHPNYPRPDMRSLSSMAPTLVMEDQSPVLTVGAPGSDTILTTVSQIMMNKLDFDTPLPEAIEQPRLSQRNNFNALAEYEENYLDAETEQHIEELEAMGHLFTANTNEQGIGAAVGIEFSEDGQVTAATEPERRGGGSALVQSEIGDNEVSAAALLQLVDRFAEEGEFENDEAIRALDVHLTSVDHFENQEDEGKVIDHMGGFKDLLNHQRAQDWISDDVYETLQEEADALIEEWE; encoded by the coding sequence ATGAAAAGGACAAAATTTGTCACATCCTCGATTTGCGCAATACTCATCGCCTCTTTATTCGCACCGGCGATCCATGCAGAAGAAGATGCCGATGCCGATTCCCACATGACCGGTCATGGCGGGGCGGTAGCCTCCGAAGATGTGCACGCCTCTGAAGCCGGGATGGCAATTCTTGAACAAGGCGGCAATGCCGTCGATGCAGCCATTGCCGTTGCGGCGGCACAAGGGATAACAAGGCCTTACTCCGGCGGCATTGGCGGCGGTGGCATGATGCTCATCCATTTAGTAGACGAAGAAGAGCCTATCGCGATTGACAGCCGTTCCATTACGCCGGCTTCTTTTAATGACGAAACATACATACACCCGGACACAGGGGAGATTTTCCCATCAGCGATGAGAACCTCAAGCGGAACATCTTTTTCGGTTCCCGGGACGGTGAAAAATTGGGAAGTTGCTTTGGAAGAGTATGGAACAATGACGTTTGCAGAAGTGCTCCAACCGGCGATTGACGTAGCCGAAGAAGGATTCGTTGCGGATGAAAATTTTGTGCGGGAAACGACAGAAAATCAAGAACGTTTTGATCTTTTCACTTCTACAAGGGACATTTACCTCAATGGCGACGGATCCGCTCCGGAACCTGGCGATTTGATCCAAAACCCTGATATGGCCCATACTTATCAGCTGCTAGCAGAGGAGGGGAGCGAGGTTTTCTATGAAGGAGAAATCGCCGAGGCGATGGTCGACACGATTAACGACCCACCTGTCGTGGACGACCCGGACTTTGAAGCCGTAAGCAGCGAATGGCTGACAGATTACGGGGTGTTGGAAGGCGATGTCACGATGGAAGACTTTGCAAACTATGAAACGGTGACGGACGAGCCGATCCACACCGATTACCGCGGCTACGACATCTATGGCATGCCCCCTTCTTCCAGTGGCGGCATCACGATTGGCCAAACGTTTAATATGCTAGAACATTATGATATCGAAAATATGTCCAGCACCGAGGCGTGGCATCATTTTATGGAAGCAACGAGGTATGCGGTCGCCGATCGGCGGGCGTATATCGGAGACCCCGCACATTCGGAAATCCCCATTGATGAATTGCTTTCCGACTGGTATACGGAAGAGCGGCTGGCCAACATTGATTCGGAGCGGGCATCGATCGGTCAAGTCCCGCCGGGGAACCCTTGGGGAGAAAGCAATGAACATCTCACCTACGACTTCGGGGAAGAAGATGGTGCTGAATGGAACCCGCAAAAGTTTCACCGAATCGATAACGGACCTGAAAGCCATCCGTTTGATGCAAGCTTTACGATTGAAGATGAAACAGGACGGATTGATTTAGCAGAAAGAATGGATGGCAGAGGGAGTGCTTACGGGCGTGCAGCTGCTAACATGAATCCCGTGGAAGATAATGAAGTGAACGTGCGAGTACGCGCGGATGAAGAGGGATATGACCAACGCTTGCGGTTATGGCTGAACGGTGATGTATGGCAATCAGGCAGCAGTGTGCCGAGCAATGGCTACGGACTCGAAATCAACACGGAAACCGGAGAACTATTTCTTCAACGTGTCATCGATGGTGACTTGGCGACCCTCGAGCGTATCGATTATCCTGTTGAAACGGAGTGGCATGATTTGCGTTTCCGGGTGGAAAATAACGAGCTTAAAGTAAGTGCTTGGGAAGCGGATGACGAGGAGCCCGAGGAATGGTTAGCCGTCCATGAATTAGCGGAAGAAGACCAGCTGGATGAGCCCCTCGGACGTTTAATGATGAGCGTGGTTAATTTTGATTATGAGCAAACGCAAACGTTTTTCCTTAATCATATTGAAACAGAATCCGTAAACGAAGACAGCGAAACGCTTGCGGAGCCTAGTCAAACGAGCATGCTGGCTAATGATGCAACCCCACCGCCTGAAACGACTTCCTTAGAAGAGGAAGCTCAAGGGGTGCAAGCCGATGAAGAAAAACGCATAAAAGACGAAGAAGACATTGTCGATGAATCGACGATTCACCTTGCTGCTAGCGATGATGAAGGCAACGTCGTGAGTTATACAACAACGATTGTATCGATCGGCGGCAATGGCATGGTCGTTCCCGGGTATGGTTTTTTGTTAAATAACGCCGTGTATGGGCGAACGCCGATCGAATCCCCCATGCATCCTAACTATCCGCGACCGGACATGCGTTCCTTGAGCAGCATGGCCCCGACCCTTGTCATGGAAGATCAGTCGCCTGTCCTAACAGTGGGCGCTCCGGGAAGTGATACGATTTTAACGACCGTGTCGCAAATCATGATGAACAAGTTGGATTTTGATACGCCACTTCCGGAAGCGATTGAACAGCCACGCTTGTCGCAACGAAACAACTTTAACGCGTTGGCTGAGTATGAGGAAAACTATTTGGATGCAGAAACGGAGCAACACATCGAAGAGCTGGAGGCAATGGGCCATCTCTTTACGGCCAATACGAACGAGCAAGGGATCGGAGCGGCAGTCGGCATTGAATTTTCAGAAGACGGTCAAGTCACTGCGGCCACTGAACCTGAGCGTCGCGGGGGAGGGAGCGCTCTCGTGCAAAGTGAAATAGGTGATAATGAAGTTAGCGCAGCAGCGTTGTTACAATTAGTGGACCGTTTTGCCGAAGAAGGCGAATTCGAAAACGATGAAGCTATCCGCGCGTTGGACGTGCATTTAACGTCCGTAGATCATTTCGAAAATCAGGAAGATGAGGGAAAAGTCATTGACCATATGGGCGGATTCAAAGATTTGCTTAACCACCAACGAGCACAAGACTGGATATCCGATGACGTCTATGAAACGTTGCAAGAAGAAGCGGATGCATTAATTGAAGAGTGGGAATAA
- a CDS encoding N-acyl-D-amino-acid deacylase family protein produces the protein MGKRLFIVSLAVILIGGSVVALEHDNQSDAQENEFDTIIKNGTVMDGTGQSSYEADVGVQNGYIKQIGDLDEANAAHEVDVDGNIVAPGFIDVHSHADLEALQTATSSLTQGVTTEILSPDGGGPVDVTERYDLEDDGLAINIGTYIGFNSVWEEVVGEDDRDATEEEIAEMQGLVETGLEEGAFGVSAGLFYTPGNYADTEEVIDVVEVADQWRTNFPHHIRDEMDDVVEATEETIEIGEEAGLVPVITHMKVMGADNWGASEETVGLIEEANERGTYAAADVYPYLASSTGLTALIPQWAQDGGFDAMLDRFADSELRPQIEEEIEDVMTSRVETAEDVYFPGEDKTLADVAEAEGVSPGEATMQILEDQGSLTTIYHFGNEDDYERILQNPTTAVASDGGATYSDGIHPRRYGTQPRVLGKDVREEGLLSFEEAVQKMTGLPATMIGMTDRGFIAEGMTADITVFDPDTVTDNAEFDDPQQYADGIEHVLVNGEFALQDGETTDVQIGEALQRTGNMPSRPMSVDQDVSVEGSGTLRNVDSSGSTDEEVAIAVEQAASDSSATGYFQFNHEGEDIEIEAEEVGQLQAKEDWASITGLGTLENGEIRAFEVIVEENDPMIEDDRASVTVHIEDEFEYQGTLSPQQMDVQMDES, from the coding sequence ATGGGGAAACGTCTTTTCATTGTTTCGTTAGCAGTCATTCTTATCGGCGGGTCTGTCGTAGCACTGGAACATGACAACCAAAGTGATGCCCAAGAAAATGAATTCGATACGATTATTAAAAATGGCACAGTGATGGATGGGACAGGCCAATCGAGTTATGAAGCGGACGTAGGGGTTCAGAACGGGTACATTAAACAGATTGGAGATTTGGATGAAGCCAATGCTGCGCATGAAGTCGATGTTGACGGGAACATCGTTGCGCCGGGTTTTATTGATGTTCACAGCCATGCTGATCTTGAAGCGTTACAGACTGCGACCAGCTCGCTTACACAAGGAGTGACAACAGAGATTTTAAGTCCTGATGGTGGCGGACCGGTCGATGTGACGGAACGTTACGATCTGGAAGATGACGGGTTGGCGATTAACATCGGTACATACATTGGATTCAATTCTGTCTGGGAAGAGGTTGTCGGTGAGGACGATCGCGATGCCACGGAGGAAGAAATTGCAGAGATGCAAGGGTTAGTTGAAACAGGACTGGAAGAAGGAGCGTTTGGCGTTTCGGCCGGCCTCTTTTACACGCCTGGCAATTATGCCGATACCGAAGAAGTGATCGATGTTGTCGAGGTTGCTGATCAATGGCGGACAAACTTCCCGCACCATATTCGTGACGAAATGGATGATGTCGTAGAAGCGACCGAAGAGACGATCGAAATTGGAGAAGAGGCAGGACTCGTTCCGGTCATCACGCACATGAAAGTGATGGGGGCGGATAACTGGGGAGCTTCCGAAGAAACGGTCGGTCTCATTGAAGAGGCCAACGAGCGCGGAACATATGCAGCCGCCGATGTTTATCCCTATTTGGCAAGTTCAACCGGATTGACGGCGCTCATCCCACAGTGGGCACAGGATGGCGGTTTTGACGCAATGCTGGATCGTTTTGCCGATTCCGAATTACGTCCGCAAATTGAAGAGGAAATTGAAGATGTGATGACGAGCCGGGTGGAAACAGCGGAAGATGTTTATTTTCCGGGTGAAGATAAGACTTTGGCTGATGTGGCTGAAGCAGAGGGTGTGAGCCCAGGGGAAGCGACAATGCAAATATTAGAAGATCAAGGGAGCTTGACGACGATTTATCATTTTGGAAATGAAGATGATTATGAACGAATTCTTCAAAATCCAACAACGGCCGTCGCATCAGATGGGGGCGCCACGTACTCGGATGGTATTCATCCTCGTCGTTATGGTACACAGCCACGGGTGCTTGGCAAGGACGTACGGGAAGAAGGGCTGCTTTCTTTTGAAGAAGCCGTGCAGAAAATGACGGGTTTGCCGGCCACGATGATCGGAATGACCGATCGGGGTTTTATTGCCGAGGGCATGACCGCTGACATTACGGTTTTTGATCCGGATACGGTTACGGACAACGCCGAATTCGATGACCCTCAGCAGTATGCGGATGGGATTGAGCATGTGCTTGTGAATGGTGAATTTGCCCTACAAGATGGTGAAACGACCGATGTTCAAATCGGTGAAGCACTGCAACGAACGGGGAATATGCCGAGTCGGCCGATGAGCGTTGATCAAGATGTCAGCGTTGAAGGCTCCGGAACATTGCGTAATGTAGATAGTTCCGGCTCCACGGATGAAGAAGTAGCGATCGCTGTCGAACAAGCAGCAAGTGATTCATCAGCGACCGGTTATTTCCAATTTAATCACGAGGGTGAGGATATCGAGATAGAAGCCGAGGAAGTGGGCCAACTGCAGGCGAAAGAAGATTGGGCTAGCATTACAGGGCTAGGAACGCTTGAAAACGGTGAGATACGAGCGTTTGAGGTCATCGTTGAAGAAAATGATCCCATGATTGAAGACGATCGCGCCTCCGTTACGGTTCATATCGAAGACGAATTTGAGTATCAGGGAACGCTATCTCCGCAACAAATGGATGTACAAATGGACGAAAGCTGA
- the sipW gene encoding signal peptidase I SipW encodes MNTMWRVTRKIISGFTTALLFMLLVVTLFAVISSQAADGEPNVFGYELKTVLSGSMEPEIQTGSMIAVQPTEETTQFEKGDVITFTNSDDNLVTHRVHEVESDGQQYITKGDNNNSTDSEPVLAENVLGEYTGLTVPFLGYAFVFATSEQGAVLLLILPGVLLLAYSAFTVWRALRQIESSKKNEESVSPPRQE; translated from the coding sequence ATGAATACTATGTGGCGTGTCACTAGAAAAATCATCAGTGGCTTTACAACTGCTTTACTTTTTATGTTGCTCGTCGTCACCTTATTCGCGGTTATCTCCAGCCAGGCGGCTGATGGGGAACCGAATGTATTCGGGTATGAATTGAAAACGGTTTTATCAGGGTCCATGGAACCGGAGATTCAAACCGGATCGATGATTGCAGTCCAACCGACGGAGGAAACGACCCAATTTGAGAAAGGAGATGTCATCACGTTTACCAATTCCGATGATAATCTCGTTACCCATAGGGTTCACGAAGTTGAAAGTGATGGCCAGCAATATATTACGAAGGGCGATAACAATAACTCGACGGATTCAGAACCGGTGCTGGCTGAAAATGTGCTTGGTGAATACACAGGGTTGACCGTCCCGTTTCTCGGTTACGCATTTGTCTTTGCCACCTCGGAGCAGGGAGCAGTGCTGTTATTAATTTTGCCTGGCGTTTTGTTGTTGGCATACTCCGCGTTCACCGTATGGCGCGCGTTGCGGCAGATCGAATCGTCGAAGAAAAATGAAGAATCGGTGTCGCCGCCCCGTCAGGAGTAA
- a CDS encoding CalY family protein translates to MGIKQQLGMGVTTAVLGLTLIGGGTFAYFSDSVETNNTFAAGTLDLDAEPTEIIDVDNLQPGDTMIRDFELQNNGSLDIDTVTLETDYTVIDAEGDNTEDFGEFIEVEFLYNADNLDEVIFQTTLSELQDMEPEAISEHVFYPELGDDGLPVDESHDLVVQFNFLSDVEEDLNQFQGDSLELEWTFTATQTEGEEQ, encoded by the coding sequence GTGGGAATCAAACAGCAGCTTGGCATGGGAGTCACAACGGCCGTTCTCGGTTTGACGTTAATCGGAGGGGGGACGTTCGCCTACTTTAGCGACAGTGTTGAAACGAACAATACATTCGCGGCCGGAACGCTTGATTTAGATGCGGAACCGACAGAAATCATTGACGTGGATAATTTGCAACCCGGGGATACGATGATTCGCGATTTTGAACTGCAAAACAACGGGTCTCTCGACATTGACACGGTGACGTTGGAGACCGACTACACGGTGATTGATGCCGAAGGCGATAATACGGAAGACTTTGGGGAATTCATCGAAGTGGAATTTTTGTATAACGCCGACAATTTGGACGAGGTAATTTTCCAAACGACATTGAGTGAACTTCAGGATATGGAACCGGAAGCGATTAGTGAGCACGTGTTCTATCCGGAGTTGGGCGATGACGGCTTGCCGGTCGATGAATCCCATGATCTCGTCGTGCAATTCAATTTTTTAAGCGACGTTGAAGAAGATTTGAACCAATTCCAGGGCGATTCTTTAGAGCTGGAGTGGACGTTTACAGCCACACAAACTGAAGGAGAGGAGCAATAA
- a CDS encoding M4 family metallopeptidase produces the protein MAKKWTGCLSMGLIVSLAVSSGVLADNETPNDEVPEENSEDSRIIYQDDTAVSAQMQRSVEDQESNADSAKRFLEANNDFFDMTDPIQDMEVLEEQTDDEGMTHIRLQQTKNGIPVEGHEVIVHFDEDTTIDSVNGHFDSQVDEMDTISSSAVFPEDEAIENAREAVNAPEDLEEDPETELVYYPVGDDTHLVYKANITFMTEEPGNWFVFVDASTGEVIDQYNTISHMAEAAGLEDEALQNEENKQADASFSDAEPDAEEYQSATGPGIGVQGENRVLNISHKAADNGPGRTFSLFDFSIPDLDGILTYDAQEDFVLPGVPYSNEDAAFDFRDEFHAAAVDAHYNSTEVYEYFWEEHDRNSLDDEGMSVVSSVHYGEDFANAFWNGSQMTYGDGDDEMFIPLSAGLDVAAHEMTHGVTEHTAGLVYRFQSGAVNEAMSDIFGVLVDESSWHIGEDVMAPAAIEDGRFALRSLEDPGQFDVDEAYWAYGDGSGAYPSHMDEYYDLPIDLDNGGVHINSSIINHAAYLIGQDIGREDLGQIAYRALTTYLTPMSDFDDTRFAFVQSSIDIYGEDSDQTEAVRDGFDGVGIE, from the coding sequence ATGGCTAAAAAATGGACGGGCTGTTTGTCGATGGGCTTAATCGTGTCACTGGCTGTCTCCAGTGGAGTTTTAGCTGATAACGAAACACCGAATGACGAAGTTCCGGAAGAAAACAGTGAAGATTCAAGGATCATTTATCAGGATGATACGGCTGTGTCTGCGCAAATGCAGCGTTCCGTTGAAGATCAGGAAAGCAATGCGGACTCAGCCAAACGATTTTTGGAAGCCAACAACGATTTTTTTGATATGACGGATCCAATCCAGGATATGGAGGTGCTTGAAGAACAAACCGATGATGAAGGGATGACCCATATTCGCCTGCAGCAAACGAAAAATGGGATTCCGGTTGAAGGTCATGAGGTGATTGTTCATTTTGACGAAGACACTACCATCGACTCGGTCAATGGCCATTTCGATTCGCAAGTGGACGAGATGGATACGATTTCAAGCAGTGCAGTATTCCCAGAGGATGAAGCCATCGAAAACGCTCGGGAAGCCGTCAATGCACCGGAGGATCTGGAAGAAGATCCTGAAACAGAACTTGTGTACTATCCAGTAGGCGATGACACACATCTCGTTTACAAAGCAAACATTACGTTTATGACGGAAGAACCGGGCAATTGGTTTGTCTTTGTTGACGCCTCTACAGGTGAAGTGATCGATCAATACAATACAATTTCCCATATGGCAGAGGCGGCTGGGTTGGAAGATGAAGCGTTACAAAATGAGGAAAATAAACAAGCTGATGCATCTTTTTCCGATGCTGAACCGGACGCTGAAGAGTATCAATCCGCGACTGGTCCCGGCATAGGCGTTCAAGGTGAGAATCGGGTGCTAAACATCTCTCATAAAGCGGCAGATAACGGACCGGGGAGAACCTTCAGCTTATTTGATTTTTCCATTCCTGACCTGGATGGCATCCTAACGTATGATGCCCAAGAAGATTTCGTTTTGCCCGGTGTCCCTTATTCCAATGAGGATGCGGCTTTTGACTTTCGTGATGAATTCCACGCGGCTGCGGTAGATGCCCATTACAATTCAACCGAAGTTTATGAGTATTTTTGGGAAGAACATGACCGCAATTCCCTCGATGATGAAGGGATGAGTGTTGTCTCATCTGTCCATTACGGTGAAGATTTTGCAAATGCGTTTTGGAACGGCAGCCAAATGACGTACGGCGATGGAGATGATGAAATGTTTATTCCGCTTTCGGCAGGGTTGGATGTGGCTGCTCACGAAATGACTCATGGTGTTACCGAACATACAGCAGGACTCGTGTATCGTTTCCAATCCGGCGCAGTAAATGAAGCAATGTCGGATATATTCGGTGTTCTGGTTGATGAATCCAGCTGGCATATCGGAGAAGACGTGATGGCACCGGCTGCGATCGAGGACGGACGTTTTGCTTTGCGAAGCCTCGAAGACCCCGGACAGTTCGACGTCGATGAAGCGTATTGGGCGTATGGGGATGGCTCCGGCGCGTATCCTTCACACATGGATGAATATTATGACTTGCCGATTGATTTGGATAACGGCGGCGTTCATATCAATTCCTCCATTATTAATCACGCGGCTTATTTAATCGGACAAGATATAGGTCGTGAAGACCTTGGGCAAATTGCTTATCGAGCTTTAACCACGTATTTAACCCCAATGTCCGATTTTGATGATACCCGTTTTGCCTTCGTTCAGTCGTCGATCGACATCTATGGAGAAGACAGTGACCAAACCGAAGCAGTCAGAGATGGATTTGATGGCGTGGGAATTGAGTGA
- the ggt gene encoding gamma-glutamyltransferase → MKRKRSLAMATSFMLIASTALAGLGTDEADAAEDPLVDEGEDGMVSTSHVLASEVGEEMLARNANAVDTAIAVHFALNVVEPMMSGMGGGGFMMVYDAEEDDTTIVNSRERAPAGAEPDMFLDEDGNEIPFQDRVTSGDSVGVPGTLDGLMTASEKWGTVDFETLMEPAIELADEGFEIDGQLANAIDNNQDKLSESAAEDVFLPEGEPLQEGDHLVQEDLADTMQLIQDEGLDAFYDGEIGQAIADTVQAFDGSMTMDDIRNYEADIDEPVWGEYQGYDIASMPPPSSGGLTLLQMLALLDDFDIGQYGSQDAERYHLLAEVMRLGYADRGEYMGDPEFVDVPFTGLLHPDYIEERSALVDPEEANADVEPGDPWAYEDQEPNYESVEVEERGDDGETTHFTITDQWGNMVSFTTTIEQVFGSGIMVPDYGIMLNNELTDFDATPGGANQVEPNKRPLSSMTPTIIFNDGEPYMSAGSPGGTQIINAVFNVVNNVIDHDMGLQEAIEEPRIHTMDYPDISWEEGIPQGARDELEARGHEFDDTPGGIGNVQSIIVDPGEGVFEGVADDNREGAAIGFTLDSASMMNLVERFETEGEFENEEAADALHLHLTSVNHYENQEDYEKVAQHMEEGFNDLLNHQQENNLISDEAYDILTAQADTLIEKQP, encoded by the coding sequence ATGAAAAGAAAACGTTCGCTGGCTATGGCAACGTCTTTTATGCTTATCGCCTCGACGGCTCTTGCGGGTCTCGGTACGGATGAAGCTGATGCTGCCGAGGATCCGTTGGTTGATGAAGGAGAGGATGGCATGGTGTCGACATCTCACGTTCTCGCCTCCGAAGTTGGCGAAGAGATGCTGGCAAGAAACGCGAATGCGGTCGACACCGCCATTGCCGTTCATTTTGCTTTGAATGTTGTGGAACCGATGATGTCCGGCATGGGTGGCGGTGGTTTCATGATGGTCTATGATGCCGAAGAAGATGATACCACAATCGTGAACAGCCGGGAACGAGCGCCCGCCGGTGCGGAGCCGGATATGTTCCTGGATGAAGACGGCAATGAAATTCCTTTTCAAGATAGGGTGACGAGTGGTGATTCGGTAGGCGTTCCCGGTACCCTGGATGGCTTGATGACGGCCAGTGAAAAATGGGGAACCGTTGACTTTGAAACGTTGATGGAACCGGCGATAGAACTGGCCGATGAAGGTTTTGAAATCGACGGACAGTTAGCGAACGCGATTGACAATAATCAGGATAAATTATCGGAAAGCGCCGCCGAGGATGTCTTTTTGCCTGAAGGCGAGCCTTTACAGGAAGGGGATCATCTCGTACAGGAAGACTTGGCTGATACGATGCAACTCATTCAAGACGAAGGGCTGGATGCTTTTTATGATGGTGAAATTGGACAAGCCATTGCTGATACTGTCCAGGCGTTCGACGGAAGTATGACCATGGATGACATTCGTAATTATGAGGCGGACATTGATGAACCGGTATGGGGAGAGTATCAAGGGTATGACATCGCGAGTATGCCGCCTCCGAGTTCAGGAGGTTTGACTCTCTTGCAAATGCTCGCGCTGTTGGATGACTTTGATATCGGCCAGTATGGCAGCCAGGATGCGGAGCGTTATCATCTATTGGCGGAAGTGATGCGCCTCGGTTATGCCGATCGGGGTGAGTATATGGGTGATCCCGAGTTTGTGGACGTTCCTTTTACAGGGCTGTTGCATCCTGATTATATTGAAGAACGCAGCGCTTTGGTCGACCCCGAAGAAGCCAATGCAGACGTGGAGCCCGGAGACCCGTGGGCTTATGAGGATCAGGAACCGAACTATGAATCTGTTGAGGTAGAAGAACGTGGAGACGATGGGGAGACCACTCATTTTACAATCACCGATCAATGGGGCAACATGGTCAGTTTTACGACCACGATCGAGCAAGTATTCGGCTCGGGCATTATGGTTCCCGACTACGGGATTATGCTGAACAATGAGCTGACGGATTTCGACGCGACCCCCGGAGGGGCTAATCAAGTGGAGCCTAACAAACGGCCATTGAGCAGCATGACCCCAACGATCATCTTTAATGACGGCGAACCGTATATGAGCGCCGGTTCACCGGGAGGAACACAAATTATTAATGCGGTATTTAATGTCGTCAACAATGTCATTGACCATGATATGGGCTTGCAGGAAGCGATTGAAGAGCCTCGTATTCACACGATGGATTACCCCGATATTAGTTGGGAAGAAGGGATTCCGCAAGGTGCCCGGGATGAGCTGGAAGCGCGTGGTCATGAGTTTGACGACACCCCTGGCGGAATCGGCAACGTCCAAAGCATTATCGTTGACCCTGGTGAAGGCGTCTTTGAAGGGGTTGCGGATGATAACCGCGAAGGAGCGGCGATTGGATTCACGCTTGACAGCGCATCCATGATGAACCTCGTGGAACGTTTTGAAACTGAGGGTGAATTTGAAAATGAGGAAGCGGCCGACGCCTTGCACCTTCATTTAACGTCTGTCAACCACTATGAAAATCAGGAAGACTATGAAAAAGTGGCCCAGCATATGGAAGAAGGCTTTAACGATTTGTTAAACCATCAACAAGAAAATAATCTCATTTCCGATGAAGCTTATGACATTCTCACTGCCCAAGCCGATACCTTGATTGAAAAACAACCGTAA